The Cupriavidus necator DNA window GAACGACAACCGACCGCATGGCAACAATCCAACTGCAGCCAACTCAAAACTTGTGCCGCATCCCCAAAGCCACGCCAACCATGCTGCGCTGCCCGTTGGCCGCCGCATAGCTGTTGCCCAACGACAGGCTGTTGGCATAGACCGTGGCCAGCGACTCCAGCATCAGCCCGGCATTGCGAGCATAGGCCGTAGACAGGTACACATCCGTGCGCCGCGAGAACGCATAGTTGGCAACAAAAGCAAGCTGCCACGGATTGGCGACCTGCGTATTGCCGAACAGGCTCCTGACATTGTCATAGTTGTACTCCAGCGTCAGCCCCACGGCGGGGGTGACCTGGTAGTTGGCGCCGATCCAGTAATAGTCATCGCGCTGGATCACCACGTCAGCGGCATTCTTGTTCTGACCCCAGCGATAGCCCCCCATGATCTTGGCCGGACCGAAGGCATAGCTCGCCGCCACGACCGCCTTGCGCACGGTGCCATTGCTGGTGCCGATGGTGGGGTTCCACTGGTCATAGCCAATAGTGGCGCCGAACGGCCCGGTGCCATATGCCAGCGAGGCCCCGTAGGCGGTGTCACGCCGGAACTGTCCGGGCACTTCGCCATTGCCGCCGATCGGCGTGGCAATGCCAACCGTTTGCGGCAGCGCCAGCCCGGCGCCGAACGACCAGTGCGCGCGCGCCGTCAGCGGGCCGAACTGGCCGGTGTACTTGACCGTGTTGTCCTCGCGGAAATTGGCGCCCGCCTGCAGCACCACCGGTTCATATTGCGTGGCGTAGGCAGTAGGCGAGAAGTTCGCCAGCGCTTCAAAGATCGACGTGTACTGGCGGCCCAGGCTGAGCTGGCCGATGCCGGCGCGCTGCAGCGCGACAAAGGCCTGGCGGCCGAACAGGCGGCCGCTCTGCTGCATGGTGCCGCTGTCCAGGCTGAAGCCGCTTTCCAGCACGAACGACGCCTGCCATCCCGCACCAAGATCTTCCGCGCCGCGCAGGCCCCAGCGCGACCCGGACAGCCCGCCCGAGGCCATGCGGAACACCTTGTCGCCTGGCCCCGGGTTGAAGCCGTTGGTGGCAACCGGCACAGCGCCGACGCGGTTCACGTACTCGACATTGACGTCCGCCACGCCATACAGCGTGACCGACGATTGCGCGGCGGCCGCCAGCGGACAGCCCAGCATCAGGGCCATGACGGTGCTTCTGGTTTTCATTTTTCTCCTCCTTGATTGCCCGGCCTTTGCGGCCGGATTCTTTTGTTGTGCCGCGGATGCGGCGAGGTCACGAATCGCGCGTGACCAGGGTGCCCAGTTCCGCCAGCAAGTCATGGGCACGCGGCCACGGGCCGTAGCCCGCGGCAGGGTTGAGGTGGCCGACGTTGCCCAGGTCCACCAGCCGGCCGCCCCATGCGGCGGCCATCTCCGCGACGCGCGCATGGCTGGCCAAAGGGTCGTTGCCGCTGGCAGCAACCAAAGTTGGGAACGGCAGGGGCGCGAGCGGCGTCGGCAGCCAGCCCCCCTGCACCAGCGCGTCCGGCGCCGGATAGCCGGGCGGCAGCGGCTGCGCGAAATCCGGCGGCGTCACCAGCAGCGCGCCCAGGATCTGGCGCTGGTGCCGTGCCGCCCAGTGCACGGTGATCATCACGCCGGCGCTGTGCGCGACCAGCACGACCGGCTTGTCGATGTCCGCCAGTTCCGCATCGAGTGCAGCGACGCGAGCCGCGCAGCTGAGCTTGTCGTGCTCCAGCGGCGGCACGCAGCGGACGTCGTGCCCCTGCGCCTGCAGTTCGGCTTGCAGCAGCGTTTGCCAGTGCTCGGCGACGTGGTCGCGCAGGCCCGGCACCATCAGGACAGTGTGGGTGGTAGCAGTCATGGTCGG harbors:
- a CDS encoding porin; its protein translation is MKTRSTVMALMLGCPLAAAAQSSVTLYGVADVNVEYVNRVGAVPVATNGFNPGPGDKVFRMASGGLSGSRWGLRGAEDLGAGWQASFVLESGFSLDSGTMQQSGRLFGRQAFVALQRAGIGQLSLGRQYTSIFEALANFSPTAYATQYEPVVLQAGANFREDNTVKYTGQFGPLTARAHWSFGAGLALPQTVGIATPIGGNGEVPGQFRRDTAYGASLAYGTGPFGATIGYDQWNPTIGTSNGTVRKAVVAASYAFGPAKIMGGYRWGQNKNAADVVIQRDDYYWIGANYQVTPAVGLTLEYNYDNVRSLFGNTQVANPWQLAFVANYAFSRRTDVYLSTAYARNAGLMLESLATVYANSLSLGNSYAAANGQRSMVGVALGMRHKF
- a CDS encoding RBBP9/YdeN family alpha/beta hydrolase is translated as MTATTHTVLMVPGLRDHVAEHWQTLLQAELQAQGHDVRCVPPLEHDKLSCAARVAALDAELADIDKPVVLVAHSAGVMITVHWAARHQRQILGALLVTPPDFAQPLPPGYPAPDALVQGGWLPTPLAPLPFPTLVAASGNDPLASHARVAEMAAAWGGRLVDLGNVGHLNPAAGYGPWPRAHDLLAELGTLVTRDS